In Actinomycetes bacterium, the following are encoded in one genomic region:
- a CDS encoding GNAT family N-acetyltransferase, producing MDHTFRLVVEDAPDAADLAWLEEKVAAAAAAAAGDEVEQELAVFVRGDRGALLGGICGITWGGYCELHAMWVDESVRGRGLARRLLAAAEDESRRRGCAMVLFMAYDLLVPNLYERLGYETVAVVEDCPAGSAARWYRKRL from the coding sequence ATGGACCACACCTTCCGGCTCGTCGTCGAGGACGCCCCGGACGCGGCGGACCTGGCCTGGCTCGAGGAGAAGGTAGCTGCCGCCGCTGCGGCCGCCGCCGGGGACGAAGTCGAGCAGGAGCTGGCCGTGTTCGTCCGGGGTGACCGAGGGGCCTTGCTCGGAGGGATCTGCGGCATCACCTGGGGCGGGTACTGCGAGCTGCACGCCATGTGGGTCGACGAATCCGTTCGTGGTCGCGGGCTGGCGCGCAGGCTCCTGGCTGCGGCAGAGGACGAGTCCCGCCGGCGAGGCTGCGCAATGGTGCTGTTCATGGCCTACGACTTACTGGTGCCGAACCTGTACGAACGGCTCGGGTACGAGACCGTCGCCGTGGTCGAGGACTGCCCAGCCGGTAGCGCAGCCAGGTGGTACCGCAAACGCCTGTGA